CGGCGCCGGTCGCGGGGGACACGCTGCGGCAGCCGGACCTGGCGCGCACCCTGTCCGCGATCCGCGACCGCGGCGCCGACGCGTTCCACACCGGCGACCTCGCCGCGTCCATCGCGGGCGCCGTCGCGCGGGCGGGCGGCGTCTTGTCGGCGGACGACCTGGCCGGCTACCGGCCGGTCTGGCGCGAACCGCTGCGCGGCCGCTACCGCGACTGCGAGGTCGTCGCCATGCCGCCGCCGAGCTCGGGCGGCGTGCTGCTGATCGCGATGCTCAACCTGCTGGAGCCCTACGAACTGGGCGCGATGCCGCGCGACGGCGCCGCCCTGGCGCACCTGCTGGCCGAGGCCATGTCCTTCGCCTTCGCCGACCGCAGCCGCTGGCTCGGCGACCCGGACGCCGTGGCGATCCCGGTGGGTTGGCTGACCTCGCGCGCGCGGGCCGACTCGCTGCGCGCGCTGATCCGTCCCGACGCCGTCGTGCCCTGGCAGAGCCTCGGGGGGGCCGCGGTCGTCGCGCCCGGCCCCGACCACACCACGCACCTCAGCGTCGTGGACGCCGAAGGCGCCGCCGTCGCGGCGACCCTGACGATCAACCTGGGCTTCGGCGCCGGGATGATGGCGCCGGGCACCGGCGTGGTGCTCAACGACGAGATGGACGACTTCGCCGCGGCGCCGGGCGCGCCCAACGCTTTCGGCCTGCCGGGCGGCGAGGCCAACGCCGTGGGCGCGGGCCGCCGCCCGCTCTCGAGCATGACCCCCACGATCCTGCTGCGCGGGGGCCGCGTCGCGCTGGTCACCGGCAGCCCCGGCGGTTCGCGCATCATCACCACGACGCTGCAGACGGTCGTCAACGTCGTGGACTTCGGGATGGACGCGGCGCGCGCCGTCGCCCGGCCCCGGCTGCACCAGCAGTGGTGGCCGCCGGTGCTCTACGTCGAACCCGGCGCGGTCGGCGCGGCGGCCCTCGACACGCTGGCCGCGATCGGGCACGTCCTGGCGACCGTCCCCGCCCTGGGCAACGCCCAGGTGGTGACCGTCGACCCCGTCAGCGGCGTGGTCCGGGGCGCCAGCGACCCGCGCGGCGTCGGCGCGGCCGCCGGCACGTCGCCGCCCGCGTCCGGCGCCGCGCGCTGATCCCGGGCGGTGGCCGCCGGATCGCGGCCCCGTTATCCTGCCCCCGTGATCCGGTTCGTGAAAGGGGACGGTCGCCGATGTTTCGAAGGTGCGGATGGATCCGGGAATCGCTGGTCGTCGCCTGGCTGCTGGCGATCGCGCCGTTCCCGGCGGGCGCGCAGACGACGGCCGCCGACGACGGTCTCGGGATGCTGGCGCGCGTGCGGACGCTGTCCGCCGACGAACTGCAGGGACGCGGCAACGGCACCGCCGCCGCTCTGGCGGCCGCGGACACGGTCGCGGCCTGGTTCCGGGCGGCCGGCCTCGCGGCGCCGCCTGGTTGCGACGGGATGCGCGGCGACTTCGCGCTGCGAGGGGAGGGGCTGGACGGTCTCACCGGCCGCAACGTCCTGGGCTGGTCCCCTGGCCGCGGCGCGCTGGCCGACGACCTCGTGGTGATCGGCGCCCACTACGACCATCTGGGACTGGCCCGCGCCGCCGACGGCGCGACCGTCACGGGGATCTACCGCGGCGCCGAGGACAACGCCTCCGGCGTGGCGGTGATGGCCGAACTCGCGCGTCGCCTGCACGCCGACCCGACGGCCGCCGACCGCTGCGCACTGCTCTTCGTCGCCTTCGCGGGCGAGGAGGCGGGGTTGCAGGGCGCGACGGCGGCGCTGCGCGCCGCGCCGCTGGCGGGCCGCAACGTGCGGCTGATGCTGAACCTGGACTCCGTCGGCCGGCTGCGCGCCGACCGTCTCTACGTCGGCGGTCTGGGCTCGTCGCCGCGCCTGCGCCCGCTGGTGGAGGGCGTGAATCGCGGGCACGGCCTGGTCCTGGAACTCAGCGACGGCGGCTGGGACGCCAGCGACCACGTCGCCTTCAACACGGCCGGGATCCCCGTGCTGTTCCTCTTCACCGGCGCCCACCCCGAGTACCACACGGTCCAGGATCGCTGGGAACTCGTCGAACCCGGCGGCCTGGCCCGCGTCGCCGCCTTCGCGCGCGACCTCGCGGCGGCCGTCGCCGCCGACCCCGGCGGCTTCCCGTACGCCCCCCAGACCGCGCTGCCGCCCGCCACCGGCGAGCGCGGCAAGACCCGCGCCTGGCTCGGCACCATCCCGGACTTCGTGGAGAACGCCGGCGGCGTGAAGCTGTCCGGCGTCATGCCGGGCAGCCCGGCCGAGGAGGCGGGGCTGCGTCAGGGCGACGTGCTGGTCGCGATGGAGGGGAGCGAGGTGGCGGATCTCGCGGGGCTCACCGCCCTGCTGCAGGCGCACGGCGCTGGCGAGACCGTCGCGGTGACGGTCCTGCGCGACGGCGAACGCCGGGTCTTCGCCGTCACGCTGCGCGATCGTCCCCGCTGAGCGGCGCGCGGCTCAGACGTGGGCCGCCTCGCCGTACATCCCGTCGATGACCGCCGCGTACTTCTTCTGGATCACCCGCCGCCGCACCTTCAGGGTGGGCGTCAGCTCGTCGTTCTCCAGGGTCAGTTCGCGATCGAGCAGGGCGAATTTCTTCACCGACCCGAAGCCGGGGAACTTGCTGTTGGTGCGGTCGAGGCCGCGCTGGTACTTGGCGAGCACGGCCGGCTCGCGCAGCAGGGCGGCCCGGTCGGGCGCGTGCACCTTGTGCTCGGCGGCCCACGCCTCCAGCTCCTCGAAGTTCGGCACGATCAGGCAGGTCAGGTAGGGCCGGTGGTCGCCCAGGACCACCACCTGGCTGATGAACTTGTTCTTCTTGAAGGCGTTCTCCAGCGGCTGCGGCGCGACGTTCTTGCCGCCGGCCGTGACGATCAGGTCCTTCTTGCGGTCGGTGATGTACAGGTACCCGTCCTCGTCGAAGCGCCCGATGTCGCCGGTGTGCAGCCAGCCGTCCTCGGTCAGCACCTCGCGGGTCGCGACCGGGTTGTTGTAGTAGCCGAGCATGACGTTGGGGCCGCGGGTGTCGATCTCGCCGTCCTCGGCGATCTTCACCTCCACGCCGGGGATCACCTTGCCGACGCTGCCGACCCGGAAGTGGTCGAAGCTGTTCACCGCGATCACCGGCGAGGTCTCGGTCAGGCCGTAGCCCTCCAGGATGATCATGCCGGCGGCGTAGAAGAACTCGTTGATGTGCGGCGCCAGCGGCGCGCCGCCGGAGACGAAGAAGCGCAGGCGGCCGCCGGTGCGGGCGCGCAGCTTCGAGAACACCAGCCGGTCGGCGAGGCGGCGCTGGAACGCCAGGCCGGGGGGGACCTTGTCGCCCGCGCGCACGCGGCGCCCCCACTCCTGGCCCACGCCGCGGGCCCAGTCGAAGATCAGGCGTTTGACCGGCCCGCCGGCCATGGCGGCGGCGGTGACCCGGGCGTAGATCTTCTCGTACAGCCGCGGCACGCTGATCATCACCGTCGGGCGGACCAGCCGCATGTCGTCGGCGACGGACTCCACGCTGCTCGCGTAGGCGATGCCCGTGCCGACCGCCATCATGATGTAAAAACCGGCCATCCGCTCCAGGACGTGCGACAGCGGCAGGAAGGACAGCACCTTGTCGCGCGGCCCGATGTCGATCAGCGAGGCGCTGGCCAGCACGTTCGAGACGAAGTTGGCGTGCGAGAGCATCACGCCCTTGGGGTCGCCGGTGGTGCCGCTGGTGTAGATGATGCTGCAGAGGTCCTGCGGCCGCGCGGGTCCGGCGTCGTCGCCGGCGGCCGCCGGGTCCCGCGCCAGGAGGTCGCGGCCCGTCCGCTCCAGGTCGGACATCCGCGCCACGCCGGGCAGTTCCAGGTCGTCGTAGGCGTGGACGTGCTTCAGGAACGGCAGCCGGTCGCGGATCCCCCGCAGCTTCTCCGCCTGTTCCCGCGTCGAGACGAACATGGCCACCGGCTGGCAGTCCCGCAGGATGTACTCGATGGTGTCGGGCAGCAGGGTGGGGTAGATGGGCACGTCCACGGCGCCCAGCGAGAGCGTCGCCAGGTCGGTCAGCGCCCACTCCAGCCGGTTCTCCGACAGGATCGCGACCCGGTCGCCGGGGACGACCCCCAGCGAGAGCAGCGCGGCCCGCAGCGCGCGCACCCTCTGCAGGGCTTCGGCGCTCGAGACGTCGACGTACCCGCCGTCAGGACCCTTGTGGGAGAAACAGTCGGGGCGGGGATGCTCGGAAACGGCGGTCAGGAACAGTCCGGGGATGGTCGCGGCGGGCATGCCTGCTCCTCGTCGTCGGGGATAGCTGCATGGATTCGCAGTTGACAACCTGTAGCAGCGGCTCCAGCCTGTGTCAACGCCATTCGACCCGCAGCGACCCACAGGAGGCAGCATGCGAAGCCGTATCCCGTTCCTCGTCCCGTTGTGCGCGCTGTGCGTCGCGCTTGCCCTCGCCACGCCGGCCGCCGCCTCGGGCGACCTCGCGGCGGAGAAGGCATCCCTCGCGGCCGCCGTGCAGGCGAACCCCGGGGACTACGCCGCGCAGTGGAACCTCGCGCGCGTCCTGATCGACCTCGGCAACCAGGAGTCGGACGGCGACAGGATGAAGTCCCTCTACGAGGAGGCGGTCACCCACGCCCGCGCCGCCGTCGCCCTCCAGCCCGGCGACACCTGGGGCCACCACTACCTGGCGGCCTCGGTCGGCAAGCTGGCGCTGACCGTCGGCGGCAAGCAGAAGATCGAACTCTCCAAGGAAGTGCGGGACGAGGCGGAGAAGGCCGTCGCCTGCGACCCGGACAACGACCGCTCGCACCACATCCTGGGCCGCTGGAACCGCGAGGTGTCCCACCTGAGCCCGGTGCTGAAGCTGGCGGCCAAGGTCGTCTACGGCGGCGTGCCGCAAGGCGCGAGCGACGAGAAGGCGGTCGCCGAGTTCAAGGAGGCCATCCG
This is a stretch of genomic DNA from bacterium. It encodes these proteins:
- a CDS encoding long-chain fatty acid--CoA ligase; the protein is MPAATIPGLFLTAVSEHPRPDCFSHKGPDGGYVDVSSAEALQRVRALRAALLSLGVVPGDRVAILSENRLEWALTDLATLSLGAVDVPIYPTLLPDTIEYILRDCQPVAMFVSTREQAEKLRGIRDRLPFLKHVHAYDDLELPGVARMSDLERTGRDLLARDPAAAGDDAGPARPQDLCSIIYTSGTTGDPKGVMLSHANFVSNVLASASLIDIGPRDKVLSFLPLSHVLERMAGFYIMMAVGTGIAYASSVESVADDMRLVRPTVMISVPRLYEKIYARVTAAAMAGGPVKRLIFDWARGVGQEWGRRVRAGDKVPPGLAFQRRLADRLVFSKLRARTGGRLRFFVSGGAPLAPHINEFFYAAGMIILEGYGLTETSPVIAVNSFDHFRVGSVGKVIPGVEVKIAEDGEIDTRGPNVMLGYYNNPVATREVLTEDGWLHTGDIGRFDEDGYLYITDRKKDLIVTAGGKNVAPQPLENAFKKNKFISQVVVLGDHRPYLTCLIVPNFEELEAWAAEHKVHAPDRAALLREPAVLAKYQRGLDRTNSKFPGFGSVKKFALLDRELTLENDELTPTLKVRRRVIQKKYAAVIDGMYGEAAHV
- a CDS encoding tetratricopeptide repeat protein, which gives rise to MRSRIPFLVPLCALCVALALATPAAASGDLAAEKASLAAAVQANPGDYAAQWNLARVLIDLGNQESDGDRMKSLYEEAVTHARAAVALQPGDTWGHHYLAASVGKLALTVGGKQKIELSKEVRDEAEKAVACDPDNDRSHHILGRWNREVSHLSPVLKLAAKVVYGGVPQGASDEKAVAEFKEAIRINPQHVNHRLELGITYMEMKQFEAAIAEFETALSLPDADPNDARYKAEARENIRVCEKKVDRQNEKRRH
- a CDS encoding M28 family peptidase — its product is MFRRCGWIRESLVVAWLLAIAPFPAGAQTTAADDGLGMLARVRTLSADELQGRGNGTAAALAAADTVAAWFRAAGLAAPPGCDGMRGDFALRGEGLDGLTGRNVLGWSPGRGALADDLVVIGAHYDHLGLARAADGATVTGIYRGAEDNASGVAVMAELARRLHADPTAADRCALLFVAFAGEEAGLQGATAALRAAPLAGRNVRLMLNLDSVGRLRADRLYVGGLGSSPRLRPLVEGVNRGHGLVLELSDGGWDASDHVAFNTAGIPVLFLFTGAHPEYHTVQDRWELVEPGGLARVAAFARDLAAAVAADPGGFPYAPQTALPPATGERGKTRAWLGTIPDFVENAGGVKLSGVMPGSPAEEAGLRQGDVLVAMEGSEVADLAGLTALLQAHGAGETVAVTVLRDGERRVFAVTLRDRPR
- a CDS encoding gamma-glutamyltransferase, with protein sequence APVAGDTLRQPDLARTLSAIRDRGADAFHTGDLAASIAGAVARAGGVLSADDLAGYRPVWREPLRGRYRDCEVVAMPPPSSGGVLLIAMLNLLEPYELGAMPRDGAALAHLLAEAMSFAFADRSRWLGDPDAVAIPVGWLTSRARADSLRALIRPDAVVPWQSLGGAAVVAPGPDHTTHLSVVDAEGAAVAATLTINLGFGAGMMAPGTGVVLNDEMDDFAAAPGAPNAFGLPGGEANAVGAGRRPLSSMTPTILLRGGRVALVTGSPGGSRIITTTLQTVVNVVDFGMDAARAVARPRLHQQWWPPVLYVEPGAVGAAALDTLAAIGHVLATVPALGNAQVVTVDPVSGVVRGASDPRGVGAAAGTSPPASGAAR